The genomic interval GCCGGGGCCGAACACATACACCGCTCGACCGGGCTGGAAGAAGCTCTCCGCGGTCTCAGCCACCTTCTTGAAGTAGGGTTCAAGCGGCTTAGATGCTTCACGGTAAAACTTGCCTGAGAAACCTGAGTGCACCGTCGGAAAAATCTGCAGATGCACCCCCTTCACCAACCCTAAGCCGGCTTCACGCCTATCAATCGCAACAAGAAGAAAACCGGTCTCCTCCCCTTTGTCCTTCTTCAACAAGGAGAGTTCAAGCGGGCCCAGATGCTCCTTCTTCAACCCGATCTTCTTCATCGGAGTTACAGCCAGCGAGTGAGAAGCACCTTTAGACACCATCTCATTCGAGGTGGAGATAATCTCCCCTAGAACCCTAAGCCTCTCCAAAGCAGAATCTAAGCTAACCTGCTCAACCCGCAGAGTAATAGAGACGCTGATACGCTCACCCTTATCAGGCCGAACGTAATCCCCAACCTCCTTCACAACCCTGGTGGTCTCCCCTGAAACCAAGTCACCGGCAGAGACAATCCTACGGATAACCCAGAGATCCTCCGCATCCTCAGGAGTGAGGACGACCAGCCCCGCCTTCGGGACTAACCGGTGAATGATCATCGACAGTATCTTAGTCTTAGCCGGCTAGTTAGAGTCCGAGCTGCTCGAAGGTCGCTACTGCGATGTCCGCTGGCTTCTTTGAGAGGTCGCCTACTCTGTGTCCAACCAGTGTCTTGACGCCTACGCTCTCGCTTGCATCTACAAGCCTCTGAGTGATGATGCCGTCGAAGACAACTGTCTTTGCGTTCTTCTGCTTGCCTAGCTGCTCAACCAGCTGGTTAACAGGTATCTGGACAATAGGCTTCATCTTTGCGTCTAGAATTACTGATTCAAGTGTTCCGTCAATGCTCTTGTAA from Nitrososphaerota archaeon carries:
- a CDS encoding mRNA surveillance protein Pelota, which codes for MIIHRLVPKAGLVVLTPEDAEDLWVIRRIVSAGDLVSGETTRVVKEVGDYVRPDKGERISVSITLRVEQVSLDSALERLRVLGEIISTSNEMVSKGASHSLAVTPMKKIGLKKEHLGPLELSLLKKDKGEETGFLLVAIDRREAGLGLVKGVHLQIFPTVHSGFSGKFYREASKPLEPYFKKVAETAESFFQPGRAVYVFGPGTTRNEFVNYLGKNGSPLAASAQVVEGVDSTGDDGIYVALHSKNLREKIEGSRLGKAAEMLEEMLRRVAVGDERLAIGFKDAAAAADAGAVESLLVSDRIFELGVEEENVIRLLNMVEGRRGTAFLIDPSTDLGVQVSKLGGVVALLRYPVKFSSR